From the Metamycoplasma hominis ATCC 23114 genome, one window contains:
- the rsmD gene encoding 16S rRNA (guanine(966)-N(2))-methyltransferase RsmD: MLRIIAGKYRSRILKQPSKTITRPTIDRAREAIFSSIQFNIENKKVLDLFSGSGAFCLEALSRGAKFAVCVDKNAEAIKIIKENQNSLKEPNLKIFNIDALNFLNNNVEVFDYIYLDPPFVEKKLLVECLNKIIDKKCIDKSGTMIIETDWEDFNYSYCGFEITKSKKYGKIYFYYISNIDDMD; this comes from the coding sequence ATGTTGAGAATAATAGCGGGAAAATATAGATCCAGAATTCTAAAGCAACCTTCCAAGACAATAACAAGACCAACAATCGATAGAGCGAGGGAGGCAATATTTTCTTCAATTCAGTTTAACATTGAAAATAAGAAAGTTTTAGATTTATTTTCAGGATCGGGAGCATTTTGTTTAGAAGCTCTATCAAGGGGTGCAAAATTCGCGGTATGTGTTGATAAAAATGCTGAGGCTATTAAAATAATTAAAGAAAATCAAAATAGTTTAAAAGAACCAAATTTAAAAATTTTTAATATTGATGCATTGAATTTTTTAAATAATAATGTTGAAGTATTTGATTATATTTATTTAGATCCCCCATTTGTTGAAAAAAAATTACTAGTTGAATGTTTAAACAAAATTATTGATAAAAAATGTATTGATAAAAGTGGGACAATGATAATTGAAACAGATTGAGAAGACTTCAATTATAGCTATTGCGGTTTTGAAATAACTAAAAGCAAAAAATATGGTAAAATTTATTTCTACTATATTAGCAATATAGATGATATGGATTAA
- the gmk gene encoding guanylate kinase: MSKKLIIFTGPSGVGKGTIEKPLFEDKSLKLKLSVSMTTRSPREGEIDGVHYYFVSKDTFNSCLAENKLIEYSMHFDNYYGTLYSEIERISEQGKIPFLEIETNGAKQILEYYKKRNRLDEICSIFLMPPSYGELRKRIEGRNTETEDLIIKRMKKAKEEIGYSTIFHHVIVNDDLNVALEEIKEIIRSEFSDIINKKEVASEGRKA; encoded by the coding sequence ATGAGTAAAAAATTAATAATATTTACAGGACCAAGTGGCGTTGGAAAAGGAACAATTGAAAAGCCCTTATTTGAAGATAAAAGTCTAAAGCTAAAATTGTCAGTATCAATGACAACGAGATCACCACGAGAAGGAGAAATTGATGGTGTACACTATTACTTTGTGTCAAAAGATACTTTTAACTCTTGCTTAGCAGAAAATAAGCTAATAGAATATTCAATGCACTTTGATAATTATTATGGAACATTATATTCAGAAATTGAACGTATTAGTGAACAAGGAAAAATTCCATTTCTTGAAATTGAAACTAATGGTGCTAAACAAATTTTAGAATATTATAAAAAACGTAACAGATTGGATGAAATTTGTTCAATATTTTTAATGCCTCCTTCATATGGAGAATTAAGAAAAAGAATTGAAGGTCGCAATACCGAAACTGAAGATCTAATTATTAAAAGAATGAAGAAAGCAAAAGAAGAAATAGGCTATTCTACAATATTTCATCATGTGATAGTTAATGATGATCTAAATGTAGCACTTGAAGAAATCAAAGAAATAATCAGATCAGAATTTTCAGATATTATAAACAAAAAAGAAGTTGCAAGTGAAGGTAGAAAGGCATAA
- a CDS encoding PP2C family protein-serine/threonine phosphatase, translated as MVDFCIASDQGKFRKENQDRAIVVNGEYWTLAALCDGMGGHVGGSQCSTLSTNSIKQYFLDTFPQKLECSDKKNVSKWFNNAISFIKEALVNYAKEYTEFEDMGTTMVVALIFNANGLAYVFNIGDSRLYAYNGLLYQITEDQNYLYQLMREFNLTYEEAALDPNSYKLISCLGPNKKTNCQSFFISQKSAVKYYLLTSDGLHDYVSKPIIETVLQTNKSLKDKLNLLIKYAKKNLSKDNITGILVGLKNE; from the coding sequence ATGGTAGACTTTTGCATAGCGTCAGATCAAGGAAAGTTTAGAAAAGAAAACCAAGATAGAGCCATTGTTGTTAATGGAGAGTATTGAACATTGGCTGCTTTGTGTGATGGTATGGGTGGACATGTTGGCGGTAGCCAATGTTCAACATTATCAACTAATAGTATTAAACAATATTTCCTAGACACATTTCCTCAAAAGTTGGAATGTAGTGATAAAAAAAACGTTAGCAAATGATTTAACAATGCAATAAGCTTTATAAAAGAAGCTTTAGTTAATTATGCAAAAGAGTATACTGAATTTGAAGATATGGGGACTACAATGGTTGTTGCCCTCATTTTTAATGCAAATGGTTTAGCTTATGTCTTTAATATTGGTGATTCACGCTTGTATGCATACAATGGATTACTTTATCAAATCACAGAAGATCAAAATTATTTATATCAGTTAATGAGAGAATTTAATTTAACATACGAAGAAGCAGCATTAGATCCTAATTCATACAAACTTATAAGTTGTCTAGGACCAAATAAAAAAACCAATTGTCAATCATTTTTTATATCACAAAAATCAGCAGTTAAATATTATTTATTAACATCCGATGGATTACACGATTATGTTTCTAAACCAATAATAGAAACTGTTTTGCAAACAAATAAGAGTTTAAAAGATAAGTTAAACCTTCTAATAAAATATGCCAAAAAAAATCTTTCAAAAGACAATATAACCGGAATTCTTGTGGGGTTGAAAAATGAATAA